Proteins from one Xenopus tropicalis strain Nigerian chromosome 1, UCB_Xtro_10.0, whole genome shotgun sequence genomic window:
- the lonrf1 gene encoding LON peptidase N-terminal domain and RING finger protein 1, with the protein MSSPAVRDGIPWLRELLDSHSPSNPRPRQLGALLEYLVQKYSSWAAGGTVSRLEEGTFPLSCPGCGGFLREPVSTQCGHTYCRCCLRGEPRSRCRLCREDMGRSPRRTCVLLQQLADKWFPPLLGTKSDRDDEVRQLLGAGAYAEALHSVERFMETDPDDLMLHVYRADSYAGLCEFGKAHDDLDFVLSMQNNWPEVYYKKAKILQDSRHMYESLTFYLKTLALDETYEPARSEVEKILSDFLSPAQDTVEGILKDLERTSLPNSQLKPFVLGADKEDVAYDLQNSEQHEEVPETAKNFSRSSLHRTSSAHTIRSEPRTEDESLKRVTSEPLLRSQETGVLLKRKFSFSEQDASVCEDGRKKQIKQGEPSQLVFHGKSISDTLIDVVDFECSLCMRLFYEPVTTPCGHTFCKKCLERCLDHTPHCPLCKESLSEFLAKRSYNVTHLLEYLIKIYLPEELLERKRVHEEETAEFSNLTKNVPIFVCTMSYPTVPCPLHVFEPRYRLMIRRCMETGTKQFGMCISDPENSFADYGCMLQIRNVHFLPDGRSVVDTVGGKRFRVLTRGMRDGYCTADIEYLSDIQVNLEEFQQLKELHDAVHAQACRWFQNLRNRFRSQILHHFGAMPETGADIQAVPNGPAWCWWLLAVLPVDPRYQLSVLSMMSLKERLLKLQHILTCFSRDQSK; encoded by the exons ATGTCGTCCCCCGCCGTGCGAGATGGGATACCGTGGCTCAGGGAACTGCTGGACTCTCACTCGCCGTCCAACCCGCGGCCCAGGCAGCTCGGAGCGTTGCTGGAGTACCTAGTGCAAAAGTACAGCTCCTGGGCTGCCGGAGGGACGGTCAGTAGGCTTGAGGAGGGCACTTTCCCATTAAGCTGCCCGGGCTGCGGAGGATTTCTCAGGGAGCCAGTGAGCACTCAGTGCGGCCACACGTACTGCCGCTGCTGCTTGAGGGGAGAGCCCAGGAGCCGGTGCCGGCTGTGCCGGGAGGATATGGGCCGATCTCCCCGTAGGACCTGTGTGTTGCTTCAGCAGCTGGCGGACAAATGGTTCCCACCGCTCCTGGGGACTAAAAGTGACCGGGATGACGAGGTCCGTCAGCTGCTGGGAGCCGGGGCATATGCGGAGGCACTGCACTCTGTGGAGAGGTTTATGGAGACAG ATCCAGATGATTTAATGCTACATGTTTACAGAGCCGACTCGTATGCTGGCCTATGTGAATTTGGGAAGGCTCATGATGATCTAGACTTTGTCCTTTCTATGCAAAACAACTGGCCAGAG GTGTATTATAAGAAAGCCAAAATACTTCAGGACAGCAGACATATGTATGAATCCCTGACATTTTATCTGAAAACCCTGGCTCTAGACGAAACCTATGAACCAGCTAGGTCTGAGGTTGAAAAG ATTCTCAGTGACTTCCTATCTCCTGCTCAAGACACAGTAGAAGGTATCCTGAAGGATCTGGAAAGGACCTCCTTACCAAACAGTCAGTTGAAACCTTTTGTGCTGGGGGCTGATAAAGAAGATGTTGCCTATGATTTGCAAAATTCGGAGCAG CATGAAGAGGTGCCAGAAACAGCAAAGAATTTTAGTAGAAGCAGTCTCCACAGAACATCTTCTGCACATACAATTCGCTCTGAGCCTCGCACTGAAGATGAAAGCTTAAAAAGGGTGACCTCTGAACCTTTGCTAAGGAGCCAGGAAACGGGAGTTCTACTGAAAAGGAAATTTTCCTTTTCTGAGCAAGATGCAAGTGTATGTGAGGATGGAAGGAAAAAACAGATTAAGCAGGGAG AACCCTCACAACTTGTGTTTCATGGAAAATCTATTTCTGACACACTTATTGATGTTGTTGACTTTGAGTGTTCCCTATGTATGAG ACTGTTCTATGAACCAGTGACCACACCATGCGGACATACATTTTGCAAGAAGTGCTTAGAACGTTGTTTAGATCATACGCCGCATTGCCCCTTATGCAAAGAAAGCTTAAGCGAG ttcttgGCAAAAAGAAGCTACAATGTGACGCACCTCTTGGAGTATCTGATTAAAATATATCTCCCCGAAGAGCTCTTGGAAAGGAAAAGGGTTCATGAAGAAGAAACTGCAGAATTCTCAAA CCTAACAAAGAATGTGCCAATTTTTGTCTGTACAATGTCTTACCCTACTGTGCCTTGTCCACTTCACGTGTTCGAGCCTCGTTATCGACTGATGATCCGAAGATGTATGGAAACGGGTACAAAACAATTTGGGATGTGCATAAGTGATCCAGAAAATAG TTTTGCAGACTATGGTTGTATGCTGCAAATTAGAAATGTTCATTTCCTGCCTGATGGACGTTCTGTGGTGGATACAGTTGGTGGAAAAAGATTTCGGGTCTTGACTAGGGGAATGAGAGATGGTTATTGTACTGCTGATATTGAATACTTGTCAGATATTCAG GTTAATCTGGAAGAATTTCAGCAACTCAAGGAGCTTCATGATGCTGTGCATGCACAAGCCTGCCGCTGGTTTCAGAATTTGCGCAACAGGTTCCGCAGTCAGATACTACATCACTTTGGAGCAATGCCAGAAACTGGGGCAGACATACAG GCAGTCCCAAATGGACCAGCTTGGTGCTGGTGGCTTCTTGCAGTTTTACCTGTGGATCCTAGGTATCAACTGTCAGTACTGTCTATGATGTCACTAAAAGAGCGTCTGCTGAAACTCCAGCACATCCTCACCTGCTTTTCTAGAGACCAGTCCAAATGA